A genomic region of Papaver somniferum cultivar HN1 chromosome 7, ASM357369v1, whole genome shotgun sequence contains the following coding sequences:
- the LOC113297349 gene encoding haloacid dehalogenase-like hydrolase domain-containing protein Sgpp, producing the protein MPSLVSHRLHQHHAPLPLLQTNCKTKRNRNLQVTFVSTPTSSNMSANSNSLERRSISSLAPLEAILFDIDGTLCDSDPLHFLAFQDMLQEVGFNGGVPIDEEFFIQKIAGKHNDDIGVVLFPDWEPEKSLKFLVEKEAYFRRLAAEKLSPVKGLYKLRKWVEDRGLKRAAVTNAPKENAELALSSLGITEFFQAVVLGDECERAKPFPDPYLKGLKLLNASPDHTLVFEDSVSGTTAGVAAGLPVVALTTGNPEHLLREAGASLVIENYEDPKLWSVLEELDALAAKL; encoded by the exons ATGCCTTCACTTGTTTCTCATCGTCTTCATCAACACCACGCTCCTCTTCCCCTCCTACAAACAAATTGTAAAACTAAAAGGAATCGGAATTTGCAGGTCACATTTGTGTCTACTCCAACCTCTTCAAATATGTCTGCGAATTCCAATTCTTTAGAAAG ACGTTCTATTTCTAGTCTCGCACCACTTGAAGCAATACTATTTGACATCGATGGGACACTATGTGATTCAGATCCACTCCATTTCCTTGCATTCCAGGATATGCTTCAAGAG GTGGGTTTCAATGGTGGGGTCCCTATCGATGAAGAATTCTTCATTCAAAAGATTGCTGGGAAGCATAATGATGATATCGGTGTAGTACTCTTCCCTGATTGGGAACCGGAGAAAAGCCTCAAATTCTTGGTTGAAAAGGAAGCCTACTTCCGCAG GTTAGCTGCTGAAAAACTATCACCAGTTAAGGGACTATACAAGTTGCGTAAATGGGTCGAGGATCGAGGACTTAAGCGGGCTGCAGTAACAAATGCTCCAAAAGAAAATGCTGAGCTTGCATTGTCAAGCCTCGGCATAACCGAGTTCTTTCAGGCTGTCGTGCTTGGTGATGAATGTGAACGAGCAAAACCGTTTCCAGATCCTTACCTAAAGGGTCTTAAACTACTAAACGCTTCACCTGATCATACTCTTGTATTTGAG GATTCTGTATCAGGGACAACAGCTGGTGTTGCAGCTGGATTACCAGTGGTGGCTTTGACTACTGGGAATCCTGAACATTTACTTCGGGAAGCTGGTGCATCCTTGGTTATTGAGAATTATGAGGACCCAAAACTGTGGAGTGTGCTAGAAGAGCTAGATGCACTAGCAGCTAAACTTTAA